From one Leptospira mayottensis 200901116 genomic stretch:
- a CDS encoding LIC12048 family lipoprotein, translating into MLKVRWVSYIHLISLIFIPLFATCSWLEKDHNTMDNVDLAGAIWLAAEPVKTQVNNEGVPVKPGNSGSGGTGSTPVTPVDAIFNLPPGRSVNANALMGTIDPTGTNIVNDFDGDGILNQNETLTNVWVADYPQIETTIAPPVTLKIQILKNSSNQSDQIVSEINSNDFEASKNEGSEKIHQNELNERTVQFQDSFSSETETGLSHERSISAGMNSGFGMGLVSVGMNYSNSTRDSWNAKNATSSTTTKWADRPFKNNIDRDAWNLKSDSSTNKARKYRSDKSSKINETSTVEPNAGVVRAALYIKNLSVNMPVKISNILCSLMFETPGGELVPMSSFRLRNDDYSLFEVEVYGGSDFGPYVVELTNLNTSEVEKAIAAGYTPKIMIVDYTMTHVADSNYKSSLLSFTGNNLKIIEENAKGRTALVKVYGPGIREMYRVTAFDTPNVSNPCNTKSTDVFSPGISLKKALERISCSGENITFKDYVIDLSESAPTLAESRVYLKGIESFGGISTNLPCADETSTGSDGVTRTACVQKPYSQWTEAEKTNSGVWAIYSKGKFYSPTDYWTDSGSVRKFDPWRGASAAPVLKGVDSVIWAGDNYDLVYISFKDFIKVEQKFGTNPLETGNGYPLNTKWDLKILGNHPYYPDTNSLYLGEVGFGERIELKIKLDKTKYLSPNFGSAVDTGPYQYFTNFTYNPQVSSDRYNINQAADFEISLGFGGNRTDWFHVIKDLSSNDPYKLKNCGTTLDFISQTYTLCVQLPTLSTSVDPAISLVKLYVRPSLNSAYRKTIWPLHFSQVRKLKGEAGVPIVKGTSLVKVASSYGSVNVGDNFFIQGDSTNYKVVQVLPAAQDGSFDVQLDRLIQIDAPKTTSMYVPGTLTSPDVRLSMDTGFTTDWNNFVNSSFNSTSFDLVQYKPFVSSGNVNCSSIPFHPGSCLGFTPELNSLNWMGIFNEGVALWNSWADGGDFSNFLYSGLVRLTAPSGKSYRLESTNTDFPISADVNAQSLDHPSVVNYGDVALTVWRQGTTLIGRYNQVNTGQAIGNPFNINSAAATNNFVVKAKNGKAVIVWESGYNIYAIVKDLNTLASVGSEILVVTRLQPSSVGFYFLSPGNPPFGYSFDVSIGNDRAAIVWNDFTTTFQYTLTASPNPYMDLNTYCMQYSCTFDEIKTYQANARILRLDTGVFQGGNISIWSFANTRTSYFWGEFPSLTPVYQIDIAANANDNNHLVYAWNVRLSSGGDSHTTYGSVYNLSTGAKIGSTQTIVSEATRPVDSLQVGAATGRGMVLWRRNDGMILGRGIDTSNSNLLGTSNIEVESGGVDSLKLNSFGDRGLFTYRKNGKDLFLKVLDLQAGQLLYPNALSLAQANVDSRNFVNSVLTGNKILTTWDQVNGTRRTNWGRVSDLSTFTVDGPKEFQISTTNEGVQYRGTAVVDNGFGLVTWLSQDKTQQRIRGYKVDLANPGALKYGLNNFFVSPLIERDFTIRAKIKY; encoded by the coding sequence ATGTTGAAAGTTCGTTGGGTGTCGTATATTCATTTAATATCATTAATATTCATACCACTTTTTGCGACCTGTAGTTGGTTGGAAAAGGACCATAACACGATGGATAACGTGGATCTGGCGGGAGCGATTTGGCTGGCCGCGGAACCTGTAAAGACCCAAGTGAACAACGAAGGTGTGCCTGTAAAACCGGGTAACTCCGGATCAGGAGGAACTGGATCCACTCCAGTAACACCCGTAGACGCAATTTTTAATCTACCTCCGGGAAGATCGGTAAACGCCAACGCTCTGATGGGAACGATCGATCCAACGGGTACAAACATAGTAAACGACTTTGACGGAGACGGGATCTTAAATCAAAACGAAACACTGACTAACGTATGGGTGGCGGACTATCCGCAAATTGAAACAACGATCGCACCTCCTGTGACTTTAAAGATACAGATCTTAAAAAACTCAAGCAACCAAAGCGATCAGATCGTAAGTGAAATCAACTCAAACGATTTTGAAGCTTCTAAAAACGAAGGATCCGAAAAAATACACCAGAACGAGTTGAATGAAAGAACCGTACAGTTTCAGGATTCTTTTAGTTCAGAAACGGAAACGGGACTGTCCCACGAAAGAAGCATATCCGCAGGAATGAATTCGGGATTTGGAATGGGACTTGTTTCTGTGGGTATGAACTACAGCAACAGTACTAGAGACAGTTGGAACGCAAAAAATGCTACGTCTTCAACTACAACCAAATGGGCGGATCGGCCTTTTAAAAACAATATCGATCGGGACGCTTGGAATTTAAAATCGGATTCGTCCACAAACAAAGCCAGAAAGTATCGATCCGATAAATCCTCTAAGATCAACGAAACATCCACGGTAGAACCGAATGCGGGAGTAGTCAGAGCCGCTTTGTATATTAAAAATCTATCAGTCAATATGCCCGTAAAAATATCGAATATACTCTGTTCTTTGATGTTTGAAACACCCGGAGGGGAACTGGTTCCCATGTCTTCTTTTAGACTGAGAAACGACGACTACAGTCTTTTTGAAGTGGAAGTATATGGAGGATCCGACTTTGGCCCTTACGTAGTAGAATTAACGAATTTGAATACATCGGAAGTGGAAAAGGCGATCGCAGCGGGATATACACCTAAGATCATGATCGTGGACTATACCATGACTCACGTAGCGGATTCCAATTACAAATCGTCTTTATTGAGTTTTACTGGAAACAATCTAAAGATCATCGAAGAGAACGCGAAAGGAAGAACTGCACTCGTAAAAGTGTACGGACCCGGAATCAGAGAGATGTATCGTGTGACCGCATTTGATACACCGAACGTATCCAATCCGTGTAACACAAAGTCTACGGACGTATTTTCTCCTGGGATCAGTTTAAAAAAAGCTTTGGAAAGAATTTCCTGTTCGGGTGAGAATATTACATTTAAGGATTATGTAATAGACTTGTCGGAATCGGCTCCAACTCTTGCGGAATCCAGAGTGTATTTAAAAGGGATCGAATCTTTTGGAGGAATTAGTACAAACCTTCCCTGTGCGGATGAAACGAGTACGGGATCGGATGGTGTTACAAGAACCGCCTGTGTTCAAAAACCGTATAGCCAATGGACGGAAGCCGAAAAAACGAACTCAGGAGTTTGGGCGATTTATTCCAAGGGTAAATTTTATTCTCCCACGGACTACTGGACCGACTCCGGAAGTGTACGTAAATTTGATCCTTGGAGAGGTGCGTCTGCGGCTCCTGTTTTAAAGGGTGTGGATTCCGTCATTTGGGCGGGTGATAACTACGACTTAGTTTACATTTCCTTTAAGGACTTTATCAAAGTGGAACAGAAGTTCGGAACCAATCCTTTGGAAACGGGAAACGGTTATCCTTTGAATACGAAATGGGATCTTAAAATTTTAGGAAATCATCCTTATTATCCGGATACGAATTCCCTTTATTTAGGCGAGGTTGGTTTTGGAGAAAGGATTGAATTAAAAATCAAATTAGACAAAACGAAATATCTTTCGCCTAACTTCGGTTCTGCGGTGGACACAGGACCGTATCAATACTTCACGAATTTCACTTACAATCCTCAAGTGTCTTCGGATCGTTACAATATCAACCAAGCCGCCGATTTTGAGATCAGTCTGGGTTTTGGCGGGAATCGTACGGATTGGTTTCACGTCATTAAGGACTTGAGTTCGAACGATCCTTACAAACTGAAAAACTGCGGGACTACTTTGGATTTTATCAGCCAGACGTATACCCTTTGTGTCCAACTTCCTACTTTGAGTACTTCTGTGGATCCTGCGATCAGTTTAGTTAAATTGTATGTTCGGCCTTCTTTGAATAGTGCGTATCGTAAAACGATCTGGCCTTTGCACTTCTCCCAGGTTCGTAAGTTAAAAGGAGAAGCGGGTGTTCCGATTGTTAAAGGTACAAGCCTTGTGAAAGTGGCGAGCTCTTACGGTTCCGTAAACGTAGGTGACAACTTTTTTATCCAAGGAGATTCCACTAACTACAAAGTGGTTCAGGTTTTACCTGCGGCACAGGACGGCTCTTTTGACGTTCAGTTGGATCGTCTGATTCAAATAGACGCTCCCAAAACGACTTCTATGTATGTGCCTGGAACTTTGACTTCTCCGGATGTCAGGCTTTCTATGGATACAGGGTTTACGACCGACTGGAACAATTTTGTGAATTCTTCCTTTAATTCCACCTCTTTTGATCTGGTTCAATACAAACCTTTTGTTTCAAGCGGTAACGTTAACTGTTCTTCGATTCCTTTCCATCCCGGTTCTTGTTTGGGTTTTACTCCGGAGCTTAATTCTCTCAATTGGATGGGGATTTTCAACGAAGGTGTGGCGCTTTGGAATTCCTGGGCCGATGGCGGTGACTTTAGCAATTTCTTGTATTCTGGTTTGGTTCGTTTGACGGCTCCGAGTGGTAAGTCGTATCGTTTGGAAAGTACAAACACTGATTTTCCGATCAGTGCGGACGTGAATGCTCAGAGTTTGGATCATCCATCTGTAGTGAATTACGGGGACGTTGCGTTGACTGTTTGGAGACAAGGCACAACTCTGATTGGAAGATATAACCAGGTCAATACAGGTCAAGCGATCGGAAATCCGTTTAACATCAACAGTGCTGCAGCTACTAATAATTTTGTAGTCAAAGCAAAGAATGGGAAAGCGGTGATTGTATGGGAAAGTGGATACAATATCTATGCAATTGTCAAAGATTTGAATACACTGGCTTCAGTTGGAAGTGAGATCTTGGTTGTAACCAGACTACAACCGAGTAGCGTCGGATTCTATTTTTTAAGTCCGGGAAATCCTCCTTTCGGTTATAGCTTTGATGTTAGTATTGGAAATGATCGAGCTGCGATCGTTTGGAACGACTTTACCACTACATTTCAATATACGCTAACGGCTTCGCCAAACCCTTACATGGATCTCAACACCTATTGCATGCAGTATAGTTGTACCTTTGATGAAATTAAAACTTATCAAGCTAATGCTCGTATTTTACGTTTAGATACGGGTGTCTTTCAAGGAGGGAATATTTCCATTTGGAGTTTTGCAAATACTAGAACCAGTTATTTTTGGGGTGAATTTCCAAGTCTTACACCAGTTTATCAAATTGACATTGCAGCAAACGCAAACGACAACAACCACCTTGTGTATGCTTGGAATGTTCGACTATCATCCGGTGGCGATTCTCATACTACCTATGGCTCGGTATACAACCTGAGTACGGGAGCCAAAATCGGTTCGACTCAGACCATTGTCAGCGAAGCCACAAGGCCCGTGGATTCCTTACAAGTAGGAGCTGCTACGGGAAGAGGAATGGTACTTTGGAGAAGAAACGACGGGATGATTTTAGGAAGAGGAATCGATACTTCGAATTCCAATTTATTAGGAACTTCGAATATTGAAGTGGAATCCGGAGGTGTGGATTCTCTTAAACTCAATAGTTTTGGAGATAGAGGACTTTTTACATATAGAAAGAACGGTAAGGATTTGTTCTTAAAGGTTCTAGACTTGCAAGCGGGACAGTTATTGTATCCGAATGCGTTGTCTCTGGCTCAGGCCAATGTGGATTCTAGAAACTTTGTTAACTCCGTATTGACGGGTAATAAAATTTTAACCACCTGGGATCAAGTCAATGGGACAAGACGAACCAATTGGGGTAGAGTCAGCGATCTATCCACATTTACAGTAGACGGTCCGAAGGAATTTCAGATCAGTACTACAAACGAAGGAGTTCAATACAGGGGAACTGCTGTTGTAGACAACGGTTTTGGACTTGTGACTTGGCTTTCTCAAGACAAAACACAACAGAGAATTAGAGGTTACAAAGTAGATCTTGCCAACCCGGGCGCTTTGAAATACGGTCTGAATAACTTCTTTGTGTCTCCTTTGATCGAAAGGGACTTTACGATCCGAGCGAAGATCAAGTACTAA
- a CDS encoding ParA family protein: MPPQFVITITNPKGGTGKSTTAFHLTISISKNGKTLAADVDMQADFSDAFFPDTPIEDFDEANTFTVIRGETTLKNSVRSKHGIDVLVSSLEMEDFAYHATKNQSLIPKLGSILRNSDYDYVIIDTPGSGSSETISSIMAADYVLIPVKPSKWATRTIKRVLKKINEAQQFLNTIQSGRTIESFIVPVQWGKAKQPSARAIQILDQLQNYNEILSLLKKKEVGFDLVKCPIVTDPIPYIQEMDDRTENGEPFKPNTIGSEHYDRLVDTILNFHLNKPSKKDTQLSLTYDK, encoded by the coding sequence ATGCCACCACAATTTGTTATTACAATCACAAACCCAAAAGGCGGAACCGGCAAATCAACTACCGCATTTCATTTGACAATCTCTATCTCCAAAAATGGGAAAACCTTGGCAGCCGATGTTGACATGCAGGCCGATTTTTCCGATGCTTTTTTTCCCGATACACCCATTGAAGATTTCGACGAAGCGAATACTTTTACAGTGATAAGAGGGGAAACTACGCTTAAAAATTCTGTTAGAAGCAAACATGGAATCGATGTTTTAGTGTCGTCTTTAGAAATGGAAGACTTCGCATATCATGCGACAAAAAATCAATCACTCATTCCAAAGCTTGGCTCCATTCTTCGAAATTCAGATTATGACTATGTGATTATTGATACTCCTGGTTCCGGATCTTCGGAAACAATATCCTCTATTATGGCAGCTGATTATGTTTTAATTCCCGTTAAACCTTCCAAGTGGGCAACAAGGACTATAAAAAGAGTATTAAAAAAAATAAACGAGGCACAACAATTTCTCAACACTATTCAATCTGGCAGAACCATTGAATCGTTTATAGTTCCAGTACAATGGGGAAAAGCCAAACAGCCCTCCGCACGAGCTATTCAAATCCTAGACCAACTCCAAAATTATAATGAAATTCTTTCTCTTCTCAAAAAAAAGGAAGTTGGTTTTGATTTAGTAAAATGTCCAATAGTTACCGACCCAATACCATATATTCAAGAAATGGACGACAGAACTGAAAATGGTGAGCCCTTTAAACCAAATACTATAGGCTCAGAACATTATGACCGATTAGTTGATACAATTTTGAATTTTCACCTAAATAAACCATCTAAAAAAGACACCCAGTTGTCCTTAACATACGACAAGTAA
- a CDS encoding helix-turn-helix domain-containing protein: protein MNENQRVYRVSKDRNFSIVKNNFIDDRRLSLKATAILLLALRYPDNWRMSVKTMTKLKSDKESSISSGFKELVAFGYAEYRKTRNTVTGKFESGWYFFEESQKPNVQSVPNRSKKEELKQGELFAEEEIKSPGVENPGPDLPLSESPHLENPVAVNPGLENQSLSNTIYQGLSKQILSSQIQNTSREYRLPAQAHREEQKELLIEKEIKIQREENHRIDLPHLENPHLENPVAVNPGLENQPLSNTIYQGLSKQVLFNQIQNTSREYGPPAKTHREEHNQDQHKQKENPRFQFPAAWLIKFQDYYLKEHGSEMGQPDSELKALSSLFEFSKGEWNVIESKIQILIQLRKQDPQFWYEQSLSPESISKFWSRLFERKVKPTEKNPKRNEQQNKSLRTESKYNESKTIQETPIEELNNLDPYKCFLVWGKTKLFKQQLEYYEQNSDPLKYEGTKKILYEKFVNEVYPDLIQNSEIKKTTIENGKENSQGSAA, encoded by the coding sequence ATGAATGAGAATCAAAGAGTGTATCGGGTATCAAAAGACCGGAACTTCTCGATAGTCAAAAATAATTTTATCGATGATAGACGCTTAAGCCTGAAGGCAACCGCAATTTTACTTCTTGCCTTACGTTATCCGGATAACTGGAGAATGTCCGTAAAAACGATGACTAAACTGAAATCCGACAAAGAGTCAAGTATCTCATCCGGGTTTAAGGAGTTAGTTGCCTTTGGATATGCAGAGTACCGAAAAACTCGAAATACTGTAACCGGTAAATTTGAATCGGGTTGGTATTTTTTCGAAGAGTCTCAAAAACCAAACGTTCAATCTGTGCCGAACCGTTCTAAAAAGGAGGAATTGAAACAAGGGGAACTTTTTGCAGAAGAAGAAATAAAAAGTCCTGGAGTGGAAAATCCAGGACCGGATTTACCACTCTCGGAAAGCCCGCACCTGGAAAATCCAGTCGCGGTAAATCCAGGCCTGGAAAATCAATCCCTATCAAATACTATATACCAAGGACTATCAAAACAAATACTCTCTTCTCAAATACAAAATACTTCTAGAGAGTACCGCCTGCCCGCACAAGCGCACAGAGAAGAACAAAAGGAACTTTTAATAGAAAAAGAAATAAAAATTCAGAGAGAAGAAAATCATAGAATCGATTTACCACACTTGGAAAACCCGCACCTGGAAAATCCAGTCGCGGTAAATCCAGGCCTGGAAAATCAACCCCTATCAAATACTATATACCAAGGACTATCAAAACAAGTACTCTTTAATCAAATACAAAATACTTCTAGAGAGTACGGCCCGCCTGCAAAAACGCACAGAGAAGAACACAATCAAGATCAGCACAAACAAAAAGAGAATCCACGTTTTCAATTTCCGGCTGCTTGGCTTATTAAATTTCAGGATTACTATTTAAAAGAACATGGAAGTGAAATGGGACAACCGGACTCGGAACTAAAAGCATTAAGCTCACTCTTTGAGTTTTCTAAAGGGGAATGGAACGTTATTGAAAGTAAAATTCAAATCCTCATCCAACTAAGAAAACAAGATCCCCAGTTTTGGTATGAGCAGTCTTTGAGTCCTGAATCCATCTCTAAGTTTTGGTCTAGGTTATTTGAAAGAAAAGTAAAACCTACTGAAAAAAATCCAAAGCGAAATGAACAACAAAATAAATCATTACGAACTGAATCCAAATATAACGAGAGTAAGACGATCCAAGAAACACCCATAGAAGAGTTAAACAACCTAGATCCTTACAAATGTTTTTTAGTGTGGGGTAAGACAAAGTTGTTTAAACAACAATTAGAATATTACGAACAAAACTCAGATCCTCTCAAATACGAAGGAACGAAAAAGATACTGTATGAAAAATTCGTAAACGAAGTGTATCCGGATCTTATTCAGAACTCAGAAATTAAAAAGACTACAATTGAAAATGGGAAAGAAAATTCGCAGGGAAGTGCCGCATGA
- a CDS encoding helix-turn-helix transcriptional regulator: MKQKKVKNITQKFLLMEEELGKTPKEIAEILEVDLSTYYKTKRGAISLSSHFLVKVEHILGYSRDWLEFGKGNPKVEDSKPLSEIASHRSILNKLKAYDLIPILEILPHNPVAEDKRVLLDLLNLFVQKFR, from the coding sequence ATGAAACAAAAAAAGGTTAAAAATATTACTCAGAAATTTTTACTAATGGAGGAAGAACTTGGCAAAACGCCAAAAGAAATTGCTGAAATTTTAGAGGTGGATTTAAGCACTTATTACAAAACGAAGCGCGGGGCGATTTCTCTTAGCAGCCACTTTCTGGTTAAAGTCGAACATATCCTTGGGTACAGTAGAGATTGGTTAGAATTCGGGAAAGGCAATCCGAAAGTTGAAGATTCTAAACCTTTATCCGAAATCGCATCCCATCGGTCCATTTTAAATAAGCTCAAAGCTTATGACCTCATCCCTATTTTAGAAATCCTTCCGCACAATCCAGTCGCAGAAGACAAAAGAGTCCTGTTGGATCTTTTAAATCTTTTTGTTCAAAAATTTAGGTAA
- a CDS encoding ParB/RepB/Spo0J family partition protein translates to MAKKREIFSLLSTATGSKIELEKAEERLPSRANVFLQDLANLNSQNGELRKIKISLIDSKNNPRKTFIQESIEGLAKSIKAQGLIQPIVVKKAGKRFNLIAGERRKLAMTLNGEEFILALVHDVDYIEDEFIPEYKLTENLQREDLSDLESAFSLSEIKERKNYTVTELMNRFGKSESWVKQKLAHAKLADDLVSKNIVPSITLLNKVPTSLIMQLKPHIESNPKEISNWLIPKLQSTELPTRIEFQDFANNLKKTITKPTAIDETKKQLDKKYRITLLIQKIQKDKDLISVIKKRITQNQKLLDELQNKKKKT, encoded by the coding sequence ATGGCAAAAAAACGAGAAATCTTCAGCCTTTTGTCAACAGCTACGGGCAGTAAAATAGAGCTCGAAAAAGCCGAAGAACGTCTTCCTTCAAGAGCAAATGTATTTTTACAAGACTTAGCCAATTTAAACAGTCAGAATGGGGAATTAAGAAAGATAAAAATATCTTTAATAGATTCAAAAAATAATCCACGCAAAACATTTATACAAGAATCGATCGAAGGACTCGCAAAAAGTATAAAAGCACAAGGATTAATTCAGCCTATAGTTGTAAAAAAAGCAGGAAAAAGATTCAATTTAATAGCGGGTGAGAGACGAAAACTCGCAATGACTCTAAATGGAGAAGAGTTTATTTTAGCCCTTGTTCACGATGTTGATTATATAGAAGACGAATTCATACCGGAATACAAATTAACAGAAAATCTACAAAGAGAGGACTTATCAGATCTAGAATCTGCATTTTCATTATCCGAAATCAAAGAGAGAAAAAACTATACAGTAACCGAGCTTATGAATCGATTTGGGAAATCAGAGTCGTGGGTTAAACAAAAATTAGCTCATGCCAAGTTAGCCGATGATCTTGTATCCAAGAATATTGTTCCGTCTATAACATTACTAAATAAAGTTCCCACTTCACTGATTATGCAATTAAAACCACACATTGAATCGAACCCAAAAGAAATTTCCAATTGGCTTATTCCGAAATTACAGTCTACCGAATTGCCTACAAGGATTGAATTTCAGGATTTTGCAAACAATCTTAAAAAAACGATTACAAAGCCAACAGCAATCGATGAGACCAAAAAGCAATTAGATAAAAAATATAGGATAACGTTATTAATACAAAAAATCCAAAAAGACAAAGATTTGATAAGCGTTATTAAAAAAAGAATAACTCAAAATCAAAAGCTCCTTGATGAACTTCAAAATAAAAAAAAGAAAACCTAA